A part of Drosophila ananassae strain 14024-0371.13 chromosome 2R, ASM1763931v2, whole genome shotgun sequence genomic DNA contains:
- the LOC26514447 gene encoding poly [ADP-ribose] polymerase isoform X3 produces MLGLAEHHVRGVNPLFLKTTFVLQSWFKKIKSEELPQTKKIKMETTEDDTDQKIMKKLENENITLFKFRDKLKTEVKKVDIERLLILNNQEPVIGDTEKLLDQAADLLTFGAIEPCPECGGSQFIFNKFGYLCNGNITEWTKCANLLTKPNRKACKIPDELISMYLFLGSVKKKTMARTIQYIPPSESTISRNLNVKRANENIDGPKVIRKKPALYNLTFSHIGMKHKEKDLKTRIQRLGGQFESKISENTIAIVSTENEVNRNSQRMLTAKKFGIHVIPIDYFDSVESDADGALNYINSMSLCNWGTDLSKKVPQDEVKSLKSKSIYTKSAPTSKTLKVKNGMAVDPDSGLDDVAHVYSRGKDKYNVVLGLTDIQQNKNSFYKLQLLEADKKSKYWIFRSWGRIGTTIGNSKLEEFSSIAEAINKFEQVYVDKTGNEFEKRNTFVKKAGRMYPIDVQYEEDSPTLNHIDYSLKSNLETSVQNLMKLIFDVDSMKSTMLEFHIDLDKMPLGKLSLQQVQSAYTVAANIFDLIKSGSTTSKLVDASNRFYTLIPHNFGVKSPPLIETIEQVESLVHMLDSLAEIEVAYNFIKSEDLSDNKNPLDKHYSQLKTNLEPLNRSSEEFSILENYVKNTHASTHTSYELEVVDVFKVARQGEARRYKPFKKLHNRKLLWHGSRLTNFVGILSHGLKIAPPEAPPTGYMFGKGIYFADMVSKSANYCCTSQQNSTGLMLLSEVALGDMMELTSAKYITKLPKNKHSCFGRGRTMPNPQESFIRKDGVEIPFGKAVTDENLKSSLLYNEYIVYDIAQVNVQYLFRMEFKYKY; encoded by the exons TATTGAGAGGCTTTTAATCTTAAACAATCAAGAACCTGTAATCGGTGATACAGAAAAACTTTTAGATCAAGCTGCTGATCTGTTGACTTTTGGAGCAATTGAACCATGCCCTGAATGTGGGGGAtctcaatttatttttaacaaatttgGCTATTTATGCAATGGAAACATTACTGAGTGGACTAAATGTGCTAATTTGTTAACGAAACCAAATCGGAAAGCGTGTAAAATTCCAGATGAACTGATAAGTatgtatttgtttttgggttctgtaaaaaaaaaaacaatggctCGAACTATCCAATATATTCCTCCGAGTGAATCTACTATTTCAAGgaatttaaatgtaaaaagAGCCAATGAAAACATAGATGG tccAAAAGTCATTCGAAAAAAGCCTGCATTGTACAATTTAACATTTTCGCATATAGGTATGAAACATAAGGAGAAAGATTTAAAAACACGTATACAAAGATTAGGTGGACAATTTGAAAGTAAAATATCCGAAAATACTATAGCAATTGTATCAACTGAAAATGAAGTGAATCGAAATTCTCAACGAATGTTGACTGCTAAAAAGTTTGGCATTCATGTTATTCCTATAGATTATTTCGATTCCGTTGAATCTGATGCTGACGGagctttaaattatattaacaGTATGAGTCTTTGCAATTGGGGTACAGACTTATCAAAAAAAGTCCCTCAAGATGAAGTTAAGAGCTTAAAGTCTAAAAGTATATACACAAAATCCGCTCCAACATCAAAGactttaaaagttaaaaatggTATGGCCGTTGATCCTGACAGTGGACTTGATGACGTTGCCCATGTATATTCAAGGGGAAAAGACAAGTACAATGTAGTTCTTGGATTGACTGATattcaacaaaataaaaactcatTCTATAAATTACAGCTTTTGGAAGCagataaaaaatcaaa GTACTGGATTTTTCGCTCCTGGGGAAGAATCGGCACAACTATAGGAAATTCAAAGCTTGAAGAGTTCAGTTCAATTGCAGAGGctattaataaatttgaaCAGGTATATGTTGATAAAACAGGAAATGAGTTTGAGAAGAGAAATACATTTGTAAAAAAGGCTGGTCGGATGTATCCAATAGATGTTCAATATGAAGAAGACTCACCGACATTAAATCACATCGATTATTCTTTGAAATCTAATTTAGAGACATCTGTGCAAAATCTAATGAAGTTAATATTCGATGTTGATTCAATGAAAAGCACCATGTTGGAGTTTCATATTGATTTGGATAAAATGCCATTAGGTAAGCTCAGTTTACAGCAGGTTCAATCCGCATACACCGTTGCtgcaaatatttttgatttaattaaatcagGATCCACAACTTCAAAACTAGTTGATGCTTCCAATAGATTTTATACATTGATTCCTCATAATTTTGGAGTTAAGTCGCCGcctctaattgaaacaatagaACAAGTTGAAAGTTTGGTTCATATGCTTGATTCTCTAGCGGAAATAGAGGTTGcgtataattttataaaatccGAGGACTTATCTGACAATAAAAATCCATTGGATAAACATTATTCCCAATTAAAGACTAATCTAGAACCACTTAATAGAAGCAGTGaagaattttctattcttGAAAATTACGTGAAAAACACGCATGCTTCTACACATACTTCCTACGAGCTCGAAGTAGTGGATGTTTTTAAAGTGGCTCGTCAAGGAGAAGCTAGAAGATATAAGCCTTTTAAAAAACTTCATAATCGAAAACTATTATGGCATGGTTCTCGTTTAACAAATTTCGTCGGTATTTTGTCGCATGGTTTAAAAATTGCTCCTCCAGAGGCACCGCCAACTGGCTATATGTTTGGCAAAGGCATTTATTTTGCTGATATGGTTTCTAAATCAGCCAATTATTGTTGCACGAGTCAACAAAATTCTACAGGCTTAATGCTGCTCTCTGAAGTAGCATTAGGTGACATGATGGAACTAACTTCTGCCAAATATATAACTAAActaccaaaaaataaacacagtTGCTTTGGGCGTGGACGCACCATGCCTAATCCACAGGAAAGTTTTATAAGAAAGGATGGCGTTGAAATTCCTTTTGGAAAAGCAGTTACcgatgaaaatttaaaatcgtCATTGTTATACAATGAGTATATAGTATACGATATTGCTCAGGTTAATGTTCAGTATTTATTTCGAATGGAGTTTaagtataaatattaa